A genome region from Dickeya chrysanthemi NCPPB 402 includes the following:
- a CDS encoding type III effector HrpK domain-containing protein, which yields MSRIDNRIGLWPEPAAPLITPEQAPLPSETKGRAVEFGNPTISATSSPVAPTSSIAPAKVERAHAAPTATPLAAQQAAAMLDRSHYSDTRALEQWMPLVSSLPKQEQEAAAKALNRPLAAARMLKAGGAEAEVAMVYLRANPALMTALDTSKNGGKADGYLSRRDIGAFIKNMTRSAQSAQRSLDDYRQAHPQADARSLRLVESSALLLANEPLLRAADLSHSAANAAPQGVSSLSRQSDMAALANGNPLLSPALQNAARLWSHPGLFGMLEHADVKGEKLARVAHDGKLSAGDIKSWIADQAPADNAQATALFHDAAALGLASQTDISRLNDDVFAHSERYSGAQKAATLVKLQQTLDQVTAGRKYRNTDETEQVLNARIGQLQQDADVVRHFEQSVPAESLRLQWSDPQLAPLAQRDDSGSSVGSAAAGSDGEQAVTQRQSGKQLVGQLERRLMDTAKSSLHITDLSKTAGGRTAIGLAGKVGAAVAGKVVGTIAGEAAGVAAASTVGAVAGPVGWAVSGALSIGMGIAELVNFFKAKSKLKHRRADFARTVNPTLTQFNIPKPR from the coding sequence ATGAGCCGTATTGATAATCGTATCGGCCTGTGGCCCGAACCTGCCGCACCGTTAATCACGCCGGAGCAGGCGCCATTGCCGTCCGAAACAAAAGGGCGTGCTGTCGAGTTTGGCAACCCAACGATATCCGCTACGTCATCGCCAGTGGCCCCCACTTCATCGATTGCGCCGGCGAAGGTGGAGCGCGCCCATGCCGCGCCGACCGCGACACCACTGGCAGCGCAACAGGCTGCTGCGATGCTGGACCGGTCTCACTACAGCGATACGCGCGCACTGGAGCAATGGATGCCGCTGGTGAGTTCATTGCCGAAACAGGAGCAGGAGGCGGCGGCGAAAGCGTTGAACCGGCCGCTTGCCGCTGCCAGGATGTTGAAAGCCGGCGGGGCGGAGGCGGAGGTGGCGATGGTGTACCTGCGGGCTAATCCGGCGCTGATGACCGCGTTGGATACCAGTAAAAATGGCGGGAAAGCCGATGGATATCTCTCCCGGCGGGATATCGGCGCATTCATCAAAAATATGACTCGCAGTGCTCAGAGCGCGCAACGGAGCCTGGATGATTATCGGCAGGCGCATCCACAGGCCGATGCGCGCTCATTGCGACTGGTCGAGAGTTCCGCCTTGCTGTTGGCGAATGAGCCGCTGCTGCGTGCGGCCGACCTGAGTCACTCGGCGGCTAATGCCGCGCCGCAAGGCGTTTCCTCTCTTTCCCGGCAGAGCGATATGGCGGCGTTGGCTAACGGCAATCCGCTGTTGTCGCCCGCTTTGCAAAACGCGGCCCGGTTGTGGTCGCATCCGGGATTATTCGGCATGCTGGAACATGCGGATGTGAAAGGAGAAAAGCTGGCGCGGGTGGCGCATGACGGCAAGTTATCGGCCGGCGATATCAAAAGTTGGATAGCGGATCAGGCGCCGGCGGATAACGCACAGGCGACGGCCTTGTTTCACGATGCCGCCGCGCTGGGGTTGGCCAGCCAAACCGATATCAGCCGCCTGAATGACGATGTGTTTGCGCATTCTGAGCGTTATAGCGGGGCGCAAAAGGCGGCCACATTGGTCAAATTGCAGCAAACGCTGGATCAGGTGACGGCAGGGCGAAAGTATCGCAATACCGATGAAACCGAACAGGTGTTGAATGCGCGAATCGGCCAGCTACAGCAAGACGCCGATGTGGTGCGGCATTTTGAACAGTCGGTGCCGGCGGAGTCGTTACGGTTACAGTGGTCTGACCCGCAACTGGCACCGTTGGCGCAGCGCGATGACAGTGGCTCGTCGGTGGGGTCTGCCGCCGCCGGTTCCGACGGGGAACAGGCAGTTACGCAACGTCAATCGGGCAAGCAACTGGTGGGGCAATTGGAGCGCCGATTGATGGATACCGCCAAATCGTCACTGCATATCACCGATCTCAGTAAAACGGCAGGCGGCAGGACGGCGATCGGCCTGGCCGGCAAGGTCGGAGCGGCAGTCGCCGGCAAGGTGGTGGGCACCATCGCGGGTGAAGCCGCCGGTGTGGCAGCGGCTTCCACGGTCGGCGCTGTCGCCGGGCCGGTGGGATGGGCGGTCAGCGGCGCACTCAGTATCGGGATGGGAATTGCCGAATTGGTCAATTTCTTCAAGGCGAAGAGCAAGCTCAAACACCGTCGGGCGGATTTCGCCAGGACCGTTAATCCCACCCTGACGCAGTTCAATATTCCCAAGCCGCGTTAA
- a CDS encoding ABC transporter substrate-binding protein — protein MQYTGKYLKKTALMLTMMAGISSWQSQAAVAPDTRSLDEIYQSALKEGGTLTVYAGGDVQSQQTGFKQAFENRFPGIKLNVIVDYSKYHDARIDNQLATDTLIPDVAQLQTVQDFPRWKKQGVLLNYKPVGWDKVYPEFRDADGAWIGAYVIAFSNLVNTQVLDEKSWPREANDYLRPDLKGNLILAYPNDDDAVLFWYKQIVDKYGWEFVEKLQEQDPVYVRGTNVPGAQIATGKYSATFTSSGALVPAAGSVTRFVLPKSDPFVSWAQRAAIFKQAKHPESAKLYLSWLLDPQTQTQVSRMWSVRTDVAPPAGYKRIWEYSNTRPQAFADFMSDRGAVERFRAQMSLYVGEAKGDPTPGWLGLRPEAPLAN, from the coding sequence ATGCAATACACTGGGAAGTACCTGAAAAAAACTGCGCTCATGTTGACCATGATGGCCGGTATCAGTAGCTGGCAAAGTCAGGCGGCCGTCGCACCGGACACCCGTTCGTTGGATGAAATTTATCAGAGCGCACTGAAGGAAGGCGGTACGCTCACCGTTTATGCCGGCGGCGACGTGCAGTCACAGCAAACAGGCTTCAAACAGGCATTTGAGAACCGTTTTCCCGGCATCAAACTGAATGTGATTGTCGATTACAGCAAATACCACGATGCACGTATCGACAACCAACTGGCAACCGACACCCTGATTCCGGACGTCGCACAGTTGCAAACGGTGCAAGATTTCCCGCGTTGGAAAAAACAAGGCGTATTACTGAATTACAAACCCGTAGGCTGGGACAAAGTTTATCCGGAATTTCGTGATGCAGACGGTGCCTGGATCGGCGCGTATGTCATCGCATTCAGCAATCTGGTCAACACCCAAGTGCTGGATGAAAAATCCTGGCCGCGAGAAGCAAACGACTATCTGCGCCCTGACTTAAAAGGCAATCTGATTCTGGCCTACCCGAACGACGATGACGCGGTGCTGTTCTGGTACAAACAGATCGTGGATAAATACGGCTGGGAGTTTGTGGAAAAATTGCAGGAACAGGACCCCGTCTACGTACGCGGCACCAACGTTCCCGGTGCTCAGATTGCCACCGGCAAATACAGCGCGACATTCACCAGCTCCGGCGCACTGGTTCCGGCCGCCGGTTCAGTAACCCGCTTTGTACTGCCGAAATCTGATCCGTTTGTTTCCTGGGCACAGCGCGCCGCCATTTTCAAACAAGCCAAACACCCGGAAAGCGCCAAGCTGTACCTGAGCTGGCTGTTGGATCCTCAAACACAAACCCAGGTTTCACGCATGTGGTCGGTACGTACCGATGTAGCACCGCCCGCCGGTTACAAACGCATCTGGGAATACAGCAATACCCGCCCGCAGGCTTTTGCCGATTTTATGTCTGACCGCGGCGCCGTTGAGCGTTTCCGTGCGCAAATGAGCCTGTATGTAGGGGAAGCAAAAGGCGACCCGACACCCGGCTGGCTGGGCCTTCGCCCGGAAGCACCGCTGGCAAACTAA
- a CDS encoding transposase DNA-binding-containing protein — protein sequence MIYRAAHQLGDLRRTRRLVTLVSSLAQYTGLSIVKSSHSSAE from the coding sequence CTGATTTATCGCGCCGCGCATCAATTAGGGGATTTACGCCGTACCCGGCGGCTTGTCACCCTGGTTTCCTCACTGGCTCAATACACTGGACTGTCTATCGTGAAATCCTCCCATTCTTCTGCTGAA
- a CDS encoding tail fiber assembly protein — protein MKFSVMAQGFYPDDIDYGNALPADAVTITDEQYEQFFNALNTTVDKSVVVFMDGGELKLSPIRPDVYYCWDTGASAWVITDDAQRQRTADQISAASLQKSNLLDAATQQIAPLQDAVDLGMATDTEAAQLTRLKKYRVLLNRVDTSNAPDVTWPDKPYK, from the coding sequence ATGAAATTTTCTGTCATGGCACAGGGTTTTTACCCGGATGATATTGATTATGGTAATGCGCTACCTGCCGATGCGGTTACTATTACTGATGAGCAGTATGAGCAGTTTTTTAACGCGCTAAACACGACTGTCGATAAGTCAGTCGTAGTTTTCATGGATGGTGGGGAACTGAAGCTAAGCCCAATCAGGCCAGATGTATATTACTGCTGGGATACGGGTGCCAGCGCATGGGTTATAACTGATGATGCACAGCGACAGCGAACGGCCGATCAAATTTCAGCAGCATCGTTACAAAAGTCAAACTTGTTGGATGCTGCGACGCAGCAAATCGCACCGTTGCAAGATGCTGTGGATTTGGGCATGGCAACCGACACCGAAGCTGCGCAACTGACAAGACTGAAAAAATACCGGGTGCTTCTGAATCGCGTTGATACATCTAATGCGCCAGATGTTACGTGGCCGGATAAACCGTATAAATGA
- a CDS encoding phage tail protein, with protein MTDMQLPPVIASDVSLSALANLTSRFDDLNLDTLMVYLVDIVNESALDALADQFSLKKGDGWELAESDDARRAMIKTAIELHRYKGTPWAIRQVFRSLGFGEVELIEHIGRLNYDGQRNYDGLMVHGDKSAWPIYRVLMSQPITNDQAQQLRNTLNMIAPARCKLASIEYTAAPIRYNSSAGHDNSYNYGSAGWQS; from the coding sequence ATGACTGATATGCAACTACCGCCAGTTATCGCATCTGATGTCAGTTTGTCTGCGCTAGCCAATCTCACAAGTCGATTTGATGACCTGAATCTGGATACGCTGATGGTGTATCTGGTCGATATCGTTAATGAGAGTGCGCTTGATGCGCTTGCAGATCAGTTCTCGCTGAAAAAAGGCGATGGCTGGGAACTAGCTGAATCAGATGATGCACGCAGGGCGATGATCAAGACCGCTATCGAGCTGCACCGTTACAAAGGCACACCCTGGGCGATACGCCAGGTTTTCCGCAGCCTCGGATTTGGCGAGGTCGAGCTGATTGAACACATCGGAAGACTGAATTACGACGGCCAGCGTAACTACGATGGCTTGATGGTTCACGGCGATAAATCCGCGTGGCCGATTTACCGCGTACTAATGAGCCAGCCGATCACGAACGACCAGGCGCAGCAACTTCGCAACACGCTCAACATGATTGCTCCGGCCCGCTGCAAGCTGGCTAGCATCGAATATACCGCAGCACCAATCCGCTACAACAGCAGCGCCGGGCATGACAACAGCTACAACTACGGGAGCGCAGGATGGCAGAGTTAA
- a CDS encoding baseplate J/gp47 family protein, giving the protein MAVTTEPVFIERDADAITAEMIAKYEADSGKTLYPAQAERLLLDIIAYREMLLRSAIQNAAKQNLVRYAAGPMLDYLGELVGTYRLSAIAAIIKQLLFTVETVLLTDVLIPAGTRVSASDSVIFATDTDAVLKAGQLSVTVSATCAEAGTVGNGWQPAQVSTLLDEVDDVDFTVKNLTASSGGSDDESDDHLRERIMLAPEAFSTAGSKLAYRYHAMSAHPDIVDVAVVSPVPGTVALYPLMSSGAPSDAVIALVESICSDEKVRPLTDTVTVYAPVTVNYEIRASLVIRRGELSDTVKTAAESAVTAWAATKGATLGNDIVLSQLIAALSVTGVYDVAVSSPVASLAVAEYQWANCTNTVITVSGVSDD; this is encoded by the coding sequence ATGGCGGTAACGACAGAGCCGGTTTTCATCGAGCGTGATGCCGATGCCATCACCGCCGAGATGATTGCGAAGTATGAAGCAGACAGCGGCAAAACACTCTACCCGGCACAAGCCGAACGGCTGTTACTGGACATTATCGCGTATCGGGAAATGTTGTTGCGCAGTGCCATTCAGAACGCCGCAAAACAAAATCTGGTGCGATATGCCGCCGGGCCGATGCTGGATTATCTGGGCGAGCTGGTTGGCACATACAGACTGTCTGCCATCGCGGCGATTATTAAGCAGTTGCTATTTACAGTTGAAACAGTGCTGCTGACAGATGTGCTCATTCCTGCCGGAACTCGCGTCAGCGCGTCTGACAGCGTGATATTTGCGACAGACACTGACGCGGTGCTGAAGGCTGGCCAGCTCTCAGTCACCGTATCTGCGACATGCGCGGAAGCCGGAACTGTTGGCAATGGCTGGCAACCGGCACAAGTCAGCACGCTGCTTGATGAAGTGGATGATGTGGATTTCACAGTCAAAAACCTGACTGCAAGCAGTGGTGGGTCAGATGACGAGTCTGATGATCATCTGCGTGAGCGCATCATGCTAGCCCCGGAGGCGTTCAGCACAGCCGGTTCAAAGCTGGCATATCGCTATCACGCAATGAGCGCACACCCGGACATTGTTGATGTCGCCGTCGTTTCGCCCGTTCCTGGCACAGTTGCGTTATATCCGCTGATGTCATCCGGTGCGCCATCTGACGCGGTTATCGCGCTGGTAGAGAGCATTTGCTCTGACGAAAAGGTCAGGCCGCTCACTGACACGGTTACTGTCTACGCCCCGGTGACGGTCAATTACGAAATCCGGGCATCGCTGGTCATTCGGCGCGGCGAACTGTCAGACACGGTGAAAACAGCGGCAGAAAGCGCAGTAACCGCGTGGGCAGCAACAAAAGGCGCAACGCTGGGTAACGACATCGTACTCAGCCAGTTGATCGCAGCCCTGTCTGTAACCGGGGTGTATGACGTTGCAGTTTCGTCGCCTGTCGCATCGCTGGCCGTCGCAGAATATCAATGGGCCAACTGTACAAACACCGTGATTACCGTCAGCGGGGTGTCTGATGACTGA